Proteins encoded together in one Lepus europaeus isolate LE1 chromosome 13, mLepTim1.pri, whole genome shotgun sequence window:
- the LOC133773002 gene encoding LYR motif-containing protein 4 translates to MAASSRAQVLDLYRAMLRESKHFSAYNYRTYAIRRIRDAFRENKNVKDPVEIQALVNKAKRDLGIIRRQVHIGQLYSTDKLVIENQEKPRP, encoded by the coding sequence atggCAGCCTCCAGCCGCGCACAAGTGTTAGATCTGTACCGGGCGATgctgagagagagcaagcattTCAGCGCCTACAACTACAGAACGTATGCTATCAGGAGGATACGAGATgccttcagagaaaataaaaatgtaaaggatCCTGTAGAAATCCAAGCCCTAGTGAATAAAGCCAAACGAGACCTTGGAATCATTCGTCGACAGGTCCACATTGGTCAACTGTATTCGACAGACAAGCTGGTCATTGAGAACCAAGAGAAGCCCAGGCCCTAG